A DNA window from Anastrepha ludens isolate Willacy chromosome 6, idAnaLude1.1, whole genome shotgun sequence contains the following coding sequences:
- the LOC128867771 gene encoding endoplasmic reticulum metallopeptidase 1: MGFKSKYHIDVDFEVPKKLNWYYAPIFTAFWLIIYLSVVITQVGRLPTPLTRKDEATYPDSYIAERAEEILINLARIGPKVVGSEANEVRAVEFLVGEINKVIEQMSDYFELEIDVQEVSGAYVHWTMVNMYQGVQNVVAKLSAKNNTSSNYLLINAHFDSAPGSPGAGDDGSMVSTMLEVLRVIAKSNGPLEHPIVFLFNGAEENPLQASHGFITQHKWATNCKALINLDAAGAGGREMLFQSGPGNPWLMNYYRRVPHPSANTLAEELFQNNFIPSDTDFRIFRDYGGVPGLDMAYITNGYVYHTEYDRFNIMPKGSLQNTGDNLLSLARSIANAPEMENPTDYVSGKVIFYDFIGWFILYYSLQTSIIVNSVVCVAAFSAIGVSLFFMSARSGLSWLAISRRYALAFAVQILSLSVGALLVMGIACFLDIVGCSMSWFSRTWLISGLYFCPVFFCKGIFPALFLERTKKDPLSLGFRIQLIMHSHCLILILLTIILTALNVRSAFMCMLAVFFDIVALIINLITKWHRRAYWFAIAVIICQILPFIYFTYIAHELYTAMIPMMGRSGSNSYPDVEIGALAIFFSFMFAGFLMPLYMFFRKTRTIIFCFLAVTILFIILAVTPAGFPYTAKVATQRYALLHTNRVLYNADGTTRVNDSGIYLYPQDRRIHEVDELIKSIGVKSQVSDICNDELFCGMPFYNHRWQKARETSYWIPIDEKANLPSEKPVLTLISKSDLETSNTQRYNFTLTGPDHMGIFIGPKASATIVNWSLNDTMLRDNWEPPFFIYYSYGKDSSALDFFIDLEITADNSSTQNLEIGIAGHWVHQTQTRTDKYEKFIQSFPDYTFVSDWVATYESWLF; the protein is encoded by the exons TTCAAATCCAAATACCACATCGACGTTGACTTTGAGGTGCCCAAAAAGCTCAACTGGTATTATGCACCAATTTTCACCGCTTTCTGGTTGATCATTTATTTGAGTGTAGTCATCACACAAGTTGGGCGCCTGCCCACACCGCTCACACGCAAAGATGAGGCCACATATCCCGATTCGTATATAGCCGAACGCGCCGAAGAGATTCTAATCAACTTAGCGCGTATCGGTCCAAAAGTAGTAGGCAGTGAAGCAAACGAAGTACGGGCCGTAGAGTTTCTAGTCGGCGAAATCAACAAAGTCATAGAACAAATGAGCGATTACTTCGAACTCGAAATCGACGTGCAGGAGGTCTCGGGTGCATACGTGCACTGGACCATGGTGAATATGTATCAGGGCGTACAGAATGTGGTAGCAAAATTGAGCGCCAAAAACAATACGAGCTCCAATTATTTGCTTATCAATGCGCACTTTGACAGCGCTCCCGGTAGTCCGGGTGCTGGAGATGATGGTTCGATGGTGTCCACCATGTTAGAAGTGCTGCGCGTCATCGCAAAATCTAATGGACCTCTGGAGCATCCTATAGTGTTTCTATTTAACGGCGCAGAAGAGAATCCACTGCAAGCATCGCATGGTTTCATTACACAACATAAATGGGCCACGAATTGCAA AGCTTTAATCAATTTGGATGCGGCTGGTGCGGGAGGTCGTGAAATGCTCTTTCAATCGGGTCCAGGTAATCCATGGCTCATGAACTATTATCGCCGAGTGCCACATCCGAGTGCAAACACACTGgccgaggagctttttcaaaataattttataccaTCCGATACAGATTTTCGCATTTTTCGTGATTACGGCGGTGTCCCTG gtttggaTATGGCCTACATCACCAATGGCTACGTTTATCACACAGAATACGATCGTTTCAATATCATGCCAAAAGGCTCGCTTCAGAATACTGGCGATAATTTGCTAAGTTTGGCGAGATCCATAGCTAATGCACCAGAGATGGAGAATCCCACG GATTACGTGTCTGGCAAAGTTATTTTCTACGATTTCATCGGTTGGTTCATCCTCTATTATTCACTGCAAACCAGCATCATCGTTAACAGCGTTGTGTGTGTGGCTGCATTCAGCGCCATAGGCGTCTCGCTTTTCTTCATGTCAGCCCGATCGGGTCTCAGCTGGTTGGCGATCAGTCGTCGGTATGCGCTCGCCTTTGCTGTACAAATACTTTCACTGTCAGTGGGTGCGCTTTTGGTAATGGGTATAGCGTGTTTTTTGGACATTGTGGGATGTTCTATGTCCTGGTTCTCTCGTACCTGGTTAATAAGCGGTCTGTACTTTTGCCCTGTATTTTTCTGCAAGGGTATATTTCCGGCATTATTTTTGGAACGTACAAAGAAG GACCCCCTAAGCTTGGGCTTTCGCATTCAACTCATCATGCACTCGCATTGTCTTATCCTAATTTTGCTAACAATAATTCTTACAGCGCTGAATGTGCGTTCGGCTTTCATGTGCATGCTGGCTGTGTTCTTTGACATAGTGGCCCTGATCATAAACTTGATTACGAAATGGCATCGCAGAG CCTATTGGTTCGCAATCGCTGTTATAATTTGCCAAATATTGCCTTTCATATACTTTACTTACATCGCGCATGAGCTTTACACGGCCATGATACCGATGATGGGTCGCTCGGGGTCTAATTCCTATCCGGACGTGGAAATTGGTGCCTTAGCAATCTTCTTTTCATTTATGTTTGCAGGCTTTCTA ATGCCGCTCTACATGTTCTTCCGTAAGACGCGTAcaatcatattttgctttttggcCGTCACGATTCTCTTCATCATATTGGCTGTGACGCCAGCTGGTTTCCCCTACACCGCCAAAGTGGCCACTCAACGTTATGCGCTTCTG CATACAAACCGGGTGCTCTATAATGCCGATGGCACTACGCGTGTCAATGATTCGGGAATTTATTTGTACCCACAGGATCGCCGCATTCACGAAGTAGATG AGCTCATCAAAAGCATCGGCGTCAAGTCCCAAGTGAGCGATATTTGCAATGACGAACTCTTCTGCGGCATGCCATTTTACAATCATCGTTGGCAAAAAGCCAG AGAAACTAGCTACTGGATACCAATCGATGAAAAGGCGAATTTACCAAGCGAAAAGCCAGTACTAACTTTGATATCCAAAAGTGATTTGGAAACGTCGAACACACAGCGTTACAACTTTACGCTAACCGGTCCAGATCATATGGGAATTTTTATTGGGCCAAAAGCGTCTGCCACAATTGTGAATTGGTCTCTCAACGATACAATGTTGAGAGATAATTGGGAGCCACCGTTCTTTATTTACTACTCATACGGCAAAGATAGTAGCGCTTTGGACTTCTTCATTGATTTGGAG ATTACCGCCGACAACTCGAGCACACAAAATTTGGAAATCGGCATAGCCGGCCATTGGGTACATCAAACGCAAACACGCACCGACAAATATGAGAAATTCATTCAAAGCTTTCCGGATTATACCTTCGTGTCCGACTGGGTCGCCACCTATGAAAGTTGGCtattttaa
- the LOC128867702 gene encoding endoplasmic reticulum metallopeptidase 1-like: MAKMGLEQPKKLGWYYAPFFTAFWILLGLAIVLTQLNHLPTPLTHRDETAHPDSFIAERAEEILINLTSLGPRVVGSNANEVKTIELLLNEIGKVQNQMSDYFDIEVDTQVVSGQSSRFHLYQGVQNVLVKLSAKNNTSPNYLLINAHFDSVPGSPGAADDGSMVSTVLEVLRVIAKSNGPLEHPIVFLFNGAEEEGLDGAHGFVTQHKWAKNCKVVINLDAAGSGGRELLFRSSASNSWLINYYRKVPHPFATTLAEDIYQTNFISSGTDFRIFRDYAGMLGLDLAYIHNGYVYHTEYDSMKVLPIGSLQNTGDNVLSLAKSVGNAPEMWNLTAADNKTDHLIFYDFLGWFMLSYTLSTSIIINYVVCSATLIAITLSLFMMSKATNLGWLAITSQYALALLLQIFSIAVGATASIFIAYFLDSIGYSMSWFSSDWLIFGLYFCPIFYFLGIFPALFLECTKRHPLCLSFRIQLFLHSQCLILIALTIALTILNINSAFMCMLAVFFYAVALIINLITKLHSKGYWFAIAVIVSQIVPFMFFSYVAQFVYYLFIPVLGRSGTTLNPDILISIVATIFSVLIGGFLMPLYFLFRKARSIIFCFLGITLLFVILAITPIGSPYTAKLAPQRYSVQHASQIFHNSDGSIRFNESAIYVYPIDRHTNTAKDVINRFKTVHNISDVCNDEISCLLRRPSIFYTASAFWLPVDEAPIIPSEKPLLTLTDEIILNTPNTKRYNYTLTGPDHLTIFIGPKAPARVVNWSFDKTLLPNSGYFMSFVYGKDNKALEFFIDLELPANNSNSPNLEIGIAGNWVHQSVQRAEIYEEFLQSFPDYTIIVNWVATYDSWLF, translated from the exons atggctaaaatggGT CTCGAGCAACCCAAAAAACTTGGCTGGTACTACGCGCCCTTCTTCACAGCATTTTGGATACTCCTTGGTTTGGCAATAGTACTCACACAATTAAACCATTTACCCACACCACTCACGCACAGAGATGAAACAGCACATCCCGATTCCTTTATTGCTGAACGCGCAGAAGAGATACTTATCAATTTAACCAGCCTCGGTCCGAGAGTAGTGGGTAGCAACGCAAACGAAGTAAAAACGATCGAGTTGTTGTTGAACGAGATCGGAAAAGTACAAAATCAGATGAGcgattattttgatattgaagTGGATACGCAAGTTGTCTCAGGTCAATCCTCCCGCTTTCATTTATACCAAGGAGTGCAAAATGTGCTCGTTAAACTGAGTGCCAAAAACAATACGAGCCCCAATTATTTGCTTATCAATGCACACTTTGACAGCGTTCCCGGTAGTCCGGGTGCTGCAGATGATGGTTCGATGGTGTCCACAGTGCTGGAAGTGCTACGCGTTATCGCAAAATCGAATGGACCTCTCGAGCATCCTATAGTGTTTCTATTCAATGGCGCAGAAGAAGAAGGTTTGGATGGAGCGCACGGATTTGTCACACAACATAAATGGGCTAAAAATTGCAA AGTGGTAATCAATTTGGATGCTGCTGGTTCGGGTGGACGGGAGCTTCTTTTCCGGTCCAGTGCAAGTAATTCATGGCTAATAAACTATTATCGCAAAGTGCCACATCCGTTCGCCACAACATTGGCCGAAGATATTTATCAAACGAATTTTATATCTTCTGGGAcagattttagaatttttcgcgATTACGCCGGTATGCTGG GTCTTGACTTGGCATATATTCACAATGGGTACGTTTATCACACGGAATACGACAGCATGAAAGTTTTGCCCATTGGTTCACTTCAAAATACTGGCGATAATGTCCTAAGTCTAGCCAAATCTGTGGGCAATGCACCGGAAATGTGGAATCTAACG GCAGCGGACAACAAAACGGATCATTTAATATTCTACGATTTTCTCGGCTGGTTTATGCTTTCCTATACCCTAAGCACCAGTATTATCATCAATTATGTCGTATGTTCGGCCACTTTAATAGCAATTACTCTGTCGCTCTTTATGATGTCAAAGGCAACAAATCTAGGCTGGCTCGCCATTACATCTCAATACGCTCTCGCCCTGCTGCTACAAATATTCTCTATCGCTGTGGGTGCGACTGCCTCGATTTTCATAGCATACTTTTTGGATAGCATCGGATATTCCATGTCGTGGTTCTCTAGCGATTGGCTGATATTCGGTCTCTACTTTTgtccaatattttatttcttaggcATTTTTCCGGCTCTCTTCTTAGAGTGCACAAAACGA CACCCCCTCTGCTTGAGTTTTCGCATTCAACTTTTCTTGCACTCGCAATGTCTCATTTTAATAGCACTCACGATTGCCTTaaccattttgaatattaactCAGCGTTCATGTGTATGCTGGCCGTATTTTTTTATGCAGTTGCTCTTATAATTAATTTGATAACGAAACTGCATAGCAAAG gTTACTGGTTCGCAATCGCCGTTATCGTGAGCCAAATAGTTCCGTTCATGTTCTTTTCTTATGTAGCacaatttgtatattatttatttataccggTGTTGGGACGGTCGGGAACAACTTTAAATCCGGATATACTAATTTCCATCGTAGCGACAATATTTTCTGTCTTAATTGGAGGATTTTTG atgccactatattttttgtttcgaaaagcACGCTCGATTATATTTTGCTTTCTCGGTATCACTTTATTATTCGTTATACTGGCTATTACACCAATTGGTTCACCGTATACCGCGAAATTGGCACCACAGCGTTACTCAGTTCAG CATGCCTctcaaatatttcataattcCGATGGCAGTATCCGCTTCAATGAATCAGCTATTTATGTATACCCAATAGATCGGCATACTAACACAGCGAAAG ATGTAATaaatcggtttaaaactgtgcACAACATCAGCGATGTTTGCAATGATGAAATCTCTTGTCTGCTGCGTAGACCCAG tattttctacacaGCGAGCGCTTTCTGGTTACCCGTCGATGAGGCCCCAATTATACCAAGCGAAAAACCCCTACTAACGCTCACTGACGAAATCATATTGAATACGCCGAACACAAAACGTTACAATTACACTTTAACAGGACCAGATCACTTGACGATTTTTATTGGACCGAAAGCACCGGCCAGGGTTGTGAATTGGTCTTTCGACAAAACGTTACTACCAAATAGTGGATACTTCATGAGTTTTGTATACGGCAAAGATAATAAAGCGCTGGAGTTTTTCATAGACTTGGAG TTACCCGCCAATAATTCAAACTCACCAAATTTGGAAATTGGTATTGCTGGCAACTGGGTCCACCAATCGGTTCAACGTGCCGAAATTTATGAAGAATTTTTACAGAGTTTTCCAGATTATACGATAATTGTGAACTGGGTTGCCACGTATGACAGTTGGTTGTTCTGA